One Oryza glaberrima chromosome 10, OglaRS2, whole genome shotgun sequence DNA segment encodes these proteins:
- the LOC127786070 gene encoding uncharacterized protein LOC127786070, whose translation MENVLLIGQVTGGGFDDYFGRRLAVAPPPPPRRSIQGSFTFAAPSPPPFQYTTYEAASLYSSLSLPLHLPYTYYAAAAAASAPATATPLLPRMLPPLPPSATVVRRRIKKPRTPRSGEGQARAPQRRRPLERAAPLPPPAAVAEALDDLEREVTRGFVEDLLHALAPPPSSLPLPTFSLVRAAAAKAAASCAV comes from the coding sequence atggAGAACGTCCTCCTCATCGGCCAAGTCACCGGCGGGGGCTTCGACGACTACTTCGGCCGGCGgctcgccgtggcgccgccgccaccgcctcgtaGAAGCATCCAGGGCAGCTTCACTTTTGctgctccatctcctcctccgtttCAGTACACGACTTACGAGGCGGCGTCGCTGTACTCCTCGCTCTCTCTCCCACTACACCTGCCTTACACCTactacgcggcggcggcggcggcgtcggctccggcgacggcgacgcctctcctccctcgcatgctgccgcctctgccgccgtcAGCCACGGTTGTGAGGAGGAGGATTAAGAAGCCGAGGACGCCGAGGTCGGGGGAGGGGCAGGCGAGGGCGCCGCAGCGGAGGAGGCCGCtggagagggcggcgccgctgccgccgccggcggcggtggcggaggcgctcGACGACCTGGAGCGGGAGGTGACGCGGGGGTTCGTGGAGGACCTCCTGCacgcgctggcgccgccgcccagcagCCTGCCGTTGCCCACCTTCTCCCTCGTcagggccgccgccgcaaaggccgccgcctcctgcgccGTGTAG
- the LOC127752870 gene encoding cytochrome P450 89A2-like → MELTWLLLLATLLLSTTLLVFLFHGGSSATGGEKRRRLPPGPATVPVLGNLLWATNSGMDIMRAVRRLHARHGPMLGLRMGSRLEVIVADRRLAHAALVESGAAMADRPEFASRALLGLDTATISNSSYGPLWRLFRRNFVAEVAHPARLRQFAPARAAVLEELTDKLRRRQEGAGAGTILETFQYAMFFLLVAMCFGELLDERAVRDIAAAQRDLLLHSSKKLRVFAFLPAITTRLFAGRMKAMIAMRQRLKGMFMPLIDARRARKNLVDDHGDATAPPPPAASATTLPHSYVDTLLNLRINDNGGERALTDDEMVALCSEFLNGGTDTTSTALEWIMAELVKNPTIQDKLHGEIKGAITSNSGKVSEEDVQKMPYLKAVVMEGLRRHPPGHFVLPHAPAEDMELGGYTIPKGTLVNFTVADMGMDGAAWDRPREFLPERFMAGGDGEGVDITGTREIRMMPFGAGRRICPGLGVATLHLEYFVANMVAAFEWRAAEGEAVDVDGEKLEFTVVMEKPLRARLLPRAVTV, encoded by the coding sequence ATGGAGCTCACATGGCTTCTACTCCTCGCtactctcctcctctccaccactctcctcgtcttcctcttccatGGCGGTAgcagcgccaccggcggcgagaagcgccgccgcctgccgccgggGCCGGCCACCGTGCCGGTGCTCGGCAACCTGCTGTGGGCGACCAACTCCGGGATGGACATCAtgcgcgccgtgcgccgcctccacgcgcgcCATGGCCCGATGCTCGGCCTCCGCATGGGCTCCCGGCTCGAGGTCATCGTGGCGGACCGGCGGCTCGCCCACGCCGCGCTCGTCGAgagcggcgccgccatggccgaccGCCCGGAGTTCGCGTCGCGCGCGCTCCTCGGCCTCGACACCGCCACCATCTCCAACTCCAGCTACGGCCCGCTCTGGCGCCTCTTCCGCCGCAACTTCGTCGCCGAGGTTGCGCACCCGGCTCGCCTCCGGCAGTtcgcgccggcgagggcggcggtgctcgAAGAGCTCACGGACAAGCTGCGTCGCCGGCAggagggcgccggcgcgggcACCATCCTGGAGACGTTCCAGTACGCGATGTTCTTCCTCCTCGTGGCCATGTGCTTCGGCGAGCTGCTCGACGAGCGCGCCGTGCgcgacatcgccgccgcgcagcgCGACCTGCTGCTCCACTCCTCCAAGAAGCTCAGGGTCTTCGCCTTCCTCCCGGCCATCACGACGCGCCTCTTCGCCGGCCGGATGAAGGCCATGATCGCCATGCGCCAGCGGCTGAAGGGGATGTTCATGCCGCTGATCGACGCGCGCAGGGCGCGCAAGAACCTGGTCGACGACCATGGCGACGCcacggcgccaccaccgccggcggcgagcgccacgACGTTGCCGCACTCGTACGTCGACACGCTGCTCAACCTCAGGATcaacgacaacggcggcgagcgcgcgctcACCGACGACGAGATGGTGGCGCTCTGCTCCGAGTTCCTCAACGGCGGCACGGACACCACCTCGACGGCGCTGGAGTGGATCATGGCGGAGCTGGTCAAGAACCCAACCATCCAGGACAAGCTCCACGGCGAGATCAAGGGCGCCATCACCTCCAACTCCGGCAAGGTGTCGGAGGAGGACGTGCAGAAGATGCCGTACCTGAAGGCGGTGGTCATGGAGGGTCTCCGGCGACACCCGCCGGGGCACTTCGTGCTCCCGCACGCGCCGGCGGAGGACATGGAGCTCGGCGGGTACACGATCCCCAAGGGCACACTGGTGAACTTCACGGTGGCCGACATGGGCATGGACGGGGCGGCGTGGGACAGGCCGAGGGAGTTCCTGCCGGAGAGGttcatggccggcggcgacggcgagggggtggacATCACCGGGACGAGGGAGATCAGGATGATGCCGTTCGGCGCCGGGCGGAGGATCTGCCCGGGGCTGGGCGTGGCGACGCTGCACCTGGAGTACTTCGTGGCGAACATGGTGGCGGCGTTCGagtggcgggcggcggagggggaggcggtggacgtcgacggcgagaaGCTCGAGTTCACCGTCGTCATGGAGAAGCCGCTCCGGGCGCGCCTCCTGCCAAGAGCCGTCACTGTTTGA
- the LOC127785696 gene encoding uncharacterized protein LOC127785696 isoform X1, which translates to MSTSPSPAPPQPLDNDDLLSEILLRLPPQPSSLPRASLVCTRWRRLLSSAAFLRRFRARHRRPPLLGLFKEDSVYPIFIPTLDSPDRIPPARFSWRVPGGSGEDYHQLFGCRHGRVLHYSRRRRLLMVWDPLTGDRRAVDIPALFHRWDMVVYHGSVRCVDGDGCYSNPFEVAVVGTDTSGTVAFICVYSSKTGNWGNVVSAPISPGDYMSFSSILDGDFLYWLLGNHGCPILQFNLVKQTATLVNAPPDLRTNSYGGFHIAPAEDGGGLVILAVTHFSLNVWKGKTNRDGIAGWVLEKTIELDRLLSFGTGPETWAPVILCFAEEHDVVFLSTHVGFFMVNMQSMQFKNIPQILKGGLYYPFSSFYTKEAAELLPPCDTSKKPKVPFAGALPDIEEYGSNIGEKLVATNSGPRHKKKINPKQTFYVGSLQVEIDPN; encoded by the exons AtgtccacctcgccgtcgccggcgccgccgcagccgcttgACAACGACGACCTCCTCTCGgagatcctcctccgcctcccgccgcagcCGTCCTCCCTCCCTCGCGCCTCCCTCGTCTGCACCcgctggcgccgcctcctctcctccgccgccttcctccgccgcttccgcgCCCGCCACCGGCGGCCACCACTCCTCGGCCTCTTCAAGGAAGATTCAGTATACCCCATCTTCATCCCCACGCTGGACTCGCCGGACCGCATCCCGCCCGCGCGCTTCTCATGGCGGGtccccggcggcagcggcgaggactACCACCAGCTGTTCGgatgccgccatggccgcgtcCTTCACTACAGCCGGAGGCGGCGCCTACTCATGGTGTGGGATCCCCTCACCGGCGACCGCCGCGCCGTGGATATCCCGGCGCTCTTCCATCGCTGGGACATGGTCGTCTACCATGGGTCGGTGCGctgcgtcgacggcgacggctgctACTCCAACCCATTCGAGGTGGCCGTGGTAGGAACTGACACGAGCGGGACAGTGGCGTTCATCTGCGTTTACTCATCCAAGACCGGCAATTGGGGAAATGTGGTCTCAGCCCCGATTAGTCCTGGGGATTACATGTCATTTTCCAGTATCCTGGATGGGGATTTCCTCTACTGGTTGCTGGGAAATCATGGGTGCCCAATCCTTCAGTTCAATTTGGTTAAACAGACAGCAACTCTGGTTAACGCGCCACCGGATTTGCGTACCAATTCGTATGGCGGCTTCCATATTGCACCAGCAGAGGATGGTGGTGGGCTTGTAATCCTTGCTGTGACACATTTCAGTCTCAATGTATGGAAGGGTAAGACCAATCGTGATGGTATTGCTGGATGGGTGCTGGAGAAAACCATTGAATTGGACAGGCTCCTTTCTTTCGGAACAGGACCTGAGACATGGGCACCAGTGATTCTGTGCTTTGCAGAGGAACATGATGTGGTATTTTTGAGCACGCATGTTGGTTTCTTCATGGTCAATATGCAGTCAATGCAATTCAAGAATATTCCCCAAATCCTGAAAGGAGGCCTGTATTATCCTTTCTCTAGCTTTTATACTAAAG AAGCCGCAGAACTGTTGCCCCCATGTGATACGTCCAAGAAGCCTAAGGTTCCATTTGCTGGTGCGTTGCCTGATATTGAAGAATATGGTTCAAATATTGGAGAGAAATTAGTTGCTACTAATTCTGGTCCAAGGCATAAGAAGAAGATAAATCCAAAACAAACCTTTTATGTGGGCTCTTTACAAGTGGAGATCGATCCAAACTAA
- the LOC127785696 gene encoding uncharacterized protein LOC127785696 isoform X2, which yields MSTSPSPAPPQPLDNDDLLSEILLRLPPQPSSLPRASLVCTRWRRLLSSAAFLRRFRARHRRPPLLGLFKEDSVYPIFIPTLDSPDRIPPARFSWRVPGGSGEDYHQLFGCRHGRVLHYSRRRRLLMVWDPLTGDRRAVDIPALFHRWDMVVYHGSVRCVDGDGCYSNPFEVAVVGTDTSGTVAFICVYSSKTGNWGNVVSAPISPGDYMSFSSILDGDFLYWLLGNHGCPILQFNLVKQTATLVNAPPDLRTNSYGGFHIAPAEDGGGLVILAVTHFSLNVWKGKTNRDGIAGWVLEKTIELDRLLSFGTGPETWAPVILCFAEEHDVVFLSTHVGFFMVNMQSMQFKNIPQILKGGLYYPFSSFYTKAAELLPPCDTSKKPKVPFAGALPDIEEYGSNIGEKLVATNSGPRHKKKINPKQTFYVGSLQVEIDPN from the exons AtgtccacctcgccgtcgccggcgccgccgcagccgcttgACAACGACGACCTCCTCTCGgagatcctcctccgcctcccgccgcagcCGTCCTCCCTCCCTCGCGCCTCCCTCGTCTGCACCcgctggcgccgcctcctctcctccgccgccttcctccgccgcttccgcgCCCGCCACCGGCGGCCACCACTCCTCGGCCTCTTCAAGGAAGATTCAGTATACCCCATCTTCATCCCCACGCTGGACTCGCCGGACCGCATCCCGCCCGCGCGCTTCTCATGGCGGGtccccggcggcagcggcgaggactACCACCAGCTGTTCGgatgccgccatggccgcgtcCTTCACTACAGCCGGAGGCGGCGCCTACTCATGGTGTGGGATCCCCTCACCGGCGACCGCCGCGCCGTGGATATCCCGGCGCTCTTCCATCGCTGGGACATGGTCGTCTACCATGGGTCGGTGCGctgcgtcgacggcgacggctgctACTCCAACCCATTCGAGGTGGCCGTGGTAGGAACTGACACGAGCGGGACAGTGGCGTTCATCTGCGTTTACTCATCCAAGACCGGCAATTGGGGAAATGTGGTCTCAGCCCCGATTAGTCCTGGGGATTACATGTCATTTTCCAGTATCCTGGATGGGGATTTCCTCTACTGGTTGCTGGGAAATCATGGGTGCCCAATCCTTCAGTTCAATTTGGTTAAACAGACAGCAACTCTGGTTAACGCGCCACCGGATTTGCGTACCAATTCGTATGGCGGCTTCCATATTGCACCAGCAGAGGATGGTGGTGGGCTTGTAATCCTTGCTGTGACACATTTCAGTCTCAATGTATGGAAGGGTAAGACCAATCGTGATGGTATTGCTGGATGGGTGCTGGAGAAAACCATTGAATTGGACAGGCTCCTTTCTTTCGGAACAGGACCTGAGACATGGGCACCAGTGATTCTGTGCTTTGCAGAGGAACATGATGTGGTATTTTTGAGCACGCATGTTGGTTTCTTCATGGTCAATATGCAGTCAATGCAATTCAAGAATATTCCCCAAATCCTGAAAGGAGGCCTGTATTATCCTTTCTCTAGCTTTTATACTAAAG CCGCAGAACTGTTGCCCCCATGTGATACGTCCAAGAAGCCTAAGGTTCCATTTGCTGGTGCGTTGCCTGATATTGAAGAATATGGTTCAAATATTGGAGAGAAATTAGTTGCTACTAATTCTGGTCCAAGGCATAAGAAGAAGATAAATCCAAAACAAACCTTTTATGTGGGCTCTTTACAAGTGGAGATCGATCCAAACTAA